The Brassica oleracea var. oleracea cultivar TO1000 chromosome C6, BOL, whole genome shotgun sequence genome includes a region encoding these proteins:
- the LOC106297315 gene encoding uncharacterized protein LOC106297315: MKGTSGGSCTNAVSGDLIPKKSNGKAIVSSAGTIKHSGGSGVPSAKTDEVLFFKDGKFGPQEGELRFRLIHFWEAQNALTKILIGLEMLLIDEQGTVIQGFIPPSMIDTYLPHMIAGSIYRLNKFYGSKSKIVYWVAEPDVTIVFSWNSVLSELEDSPVQFPDDRFCFYGYEEFEAACDLKGDLYGLIPPDFMTLNDSLVLDEVEIASTRRILVHVQTHDGPVMKLYLWDKAATDFCEKFKVHETLRVLFWLSSNSDVANRVNVEIVTKAETVTIGELFSYIKQEETKVAWFECTATIDDVVHGSAWYYIACGGCKTKATKRPTTLMCKKCGKAEVAGVAEYLTKLSVYDNDDQAFFVLIGDTGRELTGKPASELVESYYETNENVGDDHVIPVPQALLGTIGQIHKFIVKVSKHNLEGKTQALTVTKVLPSEAPAPELNLEENVIVHSAEETLQMGNHEDGPSNENEEAADEVGKRSSDGLECREAKRAKCG; encoded by the exons ATGAAG GGCACATCAGGTGGCTCTTGCACCAACGCTGTCTCCGGCGATCTTATACCAAAGAAATCAAACGGCAAGGCCATTGTCTCCTCCGCTGGGACGATCAAACATAGCGGCGGATCTGGTGTCCCGTCCGCCAAAACTGATGAAGTGTTGTTCTTCAAAGATGGCAAGTTCGGACCACAAGAAGGCGAGTTAAGGTTTCGCCTGATCCATTTTTGGGAGGCTCAGAATGCACTCACGAAGATACTTATTGGTCTAGAAATGCTTCTGATTGACGAACAG GGTACTGTGATCCAAGGATTCATCCCACCGAGCATGATTGACACCTATTTGCCACATATGATCGCTGGTTCCATCTACAGACTTAACAAGTTTTATGGATCTAAAAGCAAGATTGTGTACTGGGTAGCTGAACCAGACGTTACCATTGTTTTCTCATGGAATTCTGTCCTCTCTGAACTCGAAGACAGTCCGGTTCAGTTTCCTGATGATCGGTTCTGCTTCTATGGATATGAAGAATTTGAAGCGGCCTGTGACCTCAAGGGGGATCTTTACGGTTTGATTCCACCGGATTTTATG ACTCTGAATGATAGTCTTGTGCTTGATGAAGTCGAGATAGCTTCTACAAGGCGAATTTTGGTTCATGTTCAAACGCATGA TGGTCCTGTGATGAAGCTCTATCTATGGGACAAGGCTGCCACTGACTTCTGTGAGAAGTTTAAGGTGCATGAAACACTCCGAGTGTTATTCTG GTTGAGCTCAAACTCGGATGTTGCTAACAGGGTTAATGTCGAGATTGTCACCAAGGCTGAGACAGTTACTATAGGAGAACTATTCTCATACATCAAGCAAGAAGAAACAAAG GTTGCTTGGTTTGAGTGCACAGCCACCATTGATGATGTTGTGCATGGCTCAGCGTGGTATTATATCGCCTGCGGTGGTTGCAAAACTAAGGCAACCAAAAGGCCTACCACGCTTATGTGTAAGAAATGTGGGAAGGCTGAAGTTGCTGGTGTTGCAGA GTATCTCACGAAGCTCTCTGTATATGATAACGATGATCAAGCGTTTTTTGTGCTTATCGGTGACACTGGACGTGAGTTGACTGGGAAGCCAGCATCGGAATTGGTTGAGAGCTACTATGAG ACCAATGAGAACGTAGGAGATGATCATGTAATCCCAGTGCCACAAGCTCTGCTGGGTACCATTGGGCAAATTCACAAGTTCATTGTCAAGGTTTCAAAACACAATTTGGAAGGCAAGACCCAAGCTCTGACTGTCACAAAGGTACTCCCTTCTGAAGCTCCAGCACCTGAACTCAACTTAGAAGAAAACGTGATTGTTCATTCCGCCGAAGAAACTTTGCAGATGGGTAATCATGAGGATGGTCCTTCCAATGAGAATGAGGAAGCTGCAGATGAAGTGGGGAAAAGGAGTTCTGATGGGCTTGAGTGTAGGGAAGCTAAGCGTGCCAAATGTGGCTAA